A stretch of Saccharothrix texasensis DNA encodes these proteins:
- a CDS encoding carbohydrate ABC transporter permease translates to MIAPFFVVFGVFGLYPLLHTAWVSLHDWQLIDGDQGFTGLANYAELLSDGHFWNALGNTVSLFLLSTIPQLFAALGLATLLDRGLRGRAFWRAGVLLPNVISVAAVALVFAQLFGRDFGVVNALLGVVGVDPVDWRAETWASHLAISSMVVWRWTGYNALIYLAAMQSVPKDMYESAMLDGASRLRVFWSITVPSIRPTILFTVIVSTIGGMQLFVEPQLFDPGGTATGTGGDDRQFQTLVMYLYEKGFRLFDAGYSSAIAWVLFLVILVVAVVNFAVARRIASKG, encoded by the coding sequence ATCATCGCGCCGTTCTTCGTGGTGTTCGGGGTCTTCGGCCTGTACCCGCTGCTCCACACCGCGTGGGTCTCGCTGCACGACTGGCAGCTCATCGACGGCGACCAGGGCTTCACCGGCTTGGCCAACTACGCCGAACTGCTGTCGGACGGGCACTTCTGGAACGCGCTGGGCAACACGGTCAGCCTGTTCCTGCTCTCCACGATCCCGCAGCTGTTCGCCGCGCTCGGCCTGGCCACCCTGCTGGACCGGGGCCTGCGCGGCCGGGCGTTCTGGCGCGCGGGCGTGCTGCTGCCGAACGTGATCTCGGTGGCCGCGGTGGCGCTGGTGTTCGCGCAGCTCTTCGGCCGCGACTTCGGCGTCGTCAACGCCCTGCTCGGCGTCGTCGGCGTCGACCCGGTGGACTGGCGCGCCGAGACGTGGGCGTCCCACCTGGCGATCAGCTCGATGGTGGTGTGGCGCTGGACCGGCTACAACGCGCTGATCTACCTGGCCGCGATGCAGTCGGTGCCCAAGGACATGTACGAGTCGGCGATGCTGGACGGCGCGTCGCGCCTGCGGGTGTTCTGGTCGATCACCGTGCCGAGCATCCGGCCGACGATCCTGTTCACCGTCATCGTGTCGACGATCGGCGGGATGCAGCTGTTCGTGGAGCCGCAGCTGTTCGACCCGGGCGGCACGGCCACCGGCACCGGCGGCGACGACCGGCAGTTCCAGACCTTGGTGATGTACCTGTACGAGAAGGGCTTCCGGTTGTTCGACGCGGGTTACTCCTCGGCCATCGCGTGGGTGCTGTTCCTGGTGATCCTGGTGGTCGCGGTCGTGAACTTCGCGGTGGCGCGGCGCATCGCGTCGAAGGGGTGA
- a CDS encoding carbohydrate ABC transporter permease: MTATRHTRSGPIAYALLVVILVASVFPLYYSFLIASKDNSALGDAVPSLVPGGNLFDNLTRVFDTVDFWLAMQNSMVVAGTVAISNVVLGTLAGFAFARLRFRGGNSLFLVVVGTSMVPTQLGVIPLYMLMSDLDWYGTLQAVIVPALIGAFSVFWMRQACEESVPHELVEAARVDGCSVLRTFWHVAFPAVRPQAAVMGMFTFMTAWNDFFWPLIVLDPNDSPTVQVALSTLASGYYTDYSLMLSGASLAVLPVVGIFILLARQIVGGIMQGAVKG; encoded by the coding sequence GTGACCGCGACGCGCCACACCCGTTCCGGGCCGATCGCCTACGCGCTGCTGGTGGTGATCCTGGTCGCGTCGGTGTTCCCGCTGTACTACTCGTTCCTCATCGCGAGCAAGGACAACTCCGCGCTGGGCGACGCGGTGCCGTCGCTGGTGCCGGGCGGGAACCTGTTCGACAACCTGACCAGGGTGTTCGACACCGTCGACTTCTGGCTCGCCATGCAGAACTCGATGGTGGTGGCGGGCACGGTGGCGATCAGCAACGTCGTGCTGGGCACGCTGGCCGGGTTCGCGTTCGCCCGGCTGCGGTTCCGCGGCGGCAACTCGCTGTTCCTGGTCGTGGTCGGCACCTCGATGGTGCCGACGCAGCTGGGCGTCATCCCGCTCTACATGCTGATGTCGGACCTCGACTGGTACGGCACCCTCCAGGCGGTGATCGTGCCCGCGCTGATCGGCGCGTTCTCGGTGTTCTGGATGCGGCAGGCGTGCGAGGAGTCCGTGCCGCACGAGCTGGTCGAGGCGGCCCGGGTGGACGGCTGCTCGGTGCTGCGGACGTTCTGGCACGTGGCGTTCCCGGCGGTGCGCCCGCAGGCGGCGGTGATGGGCATGTTCACGTTCATGACCGCGTGGAACGACTTCTTCTGGCCGCTGATCGTGCTCGATCCCAACGACAGCCCCACGGTGCAGGTGGCATTGTCGACGTTGGCCAGCGGTTACTACACGGACTACTCGCTCATGCTCTCCGGCGCGTCGCTCGCGGTGCTGCCGGTGGTGGGGATCTTCATCCTGCTGGCGCGACAGATCGTCGGCGGGATCATGCAGGGCGCTGTGAAGGGGTGA
- a CDS encoding GH1 family beta-glucosidase: MTTTDPDTEVRRDVLRFPPGFLWGAATASFQIEGATTADGRGPSIWDTFAATPGAVLGGDTGDPACDHYHRYPSDVELMAELGLGAYRFSLAWPRIQPVGAGRVEPRGLAFYDRLVDELLSREIEPVVTLYHWDLPQALEDNGGWRNRDTAYRFAEYAALAHEHLGDRVRQWTTLNEPWCSAFLGYANGIHAPGVVDPKASLEAAHHLLLGHGLAVQVMRDQAPDDHELSIVLNFCALTVDDDSQLDAARKVDGLQNRLFLDPLAGRGYPRDVVEDTAWLGDWTAVVREGDLEVIASPIDWMGVNYYAPTRVAATADPLEVSGGPFPGLRGVEFLPARGEVTGFGWEVDATGLTALLERLQREVGLPLFVTENGSAFPDVVEDGEVVDEERTRYLVDHLRAVHRAVEAGIDVRGYFAWSLLDNFEWAAGYSQRFGIVHVDYDTQVRTVKRSGRTLAGVIGANAVPAAGHDLP, from the coding sequence ATGACGACAACCGACCCGGACACCGAGGTCCGGCGGGACGTGCTGCGCTTCCCACCGGGCTTCCTGTGGGGAGCGGCGACGGCGTCCTTCCAGATCGAGGGTGCGACGACGGCGGACGGCCGCGGCCCCTCGATCTGGGACACGTTCGCGGCCACGCCGGGCGCGGTGCTCGGCGGCGACACCGGTGACCCGGCGTGCGACCACTACCACCGCTACCCCTCCGACGTGGAGCTGATGGCGGAGCTGGGGCTGGGCGCGTACCGGTTCTCGCTGGCGTGGCCGCGCATCCAGCCGGTCGGCGCGGGCCGGGTCGAGCCGAGGGGGCTGGCGTTCTACGACCGGCTGGTGGACGAGCTGCTCAGCCGGGAGATCGAGCCCGTGGTCACGCTGTACCACTGGGACCTGCCGCAGGCGTTGGAGGACAACGGCGGGTGGCGCAACCGCGACACCGCCTACCGGTTCGCCGAGTACGCCGCGCTGGCCCACGAGCACCTGGGCGACCGGGTGCGGCAGTGGACCACGCTGAACGAGCCGTGGTGCTCGGCGTTCCTCGGGTACGCCAACGGCATCCACGCGCCCGGGGTGGTCGACCCGAAGGCGTCGCTGGAGGCCGCCCACCACCTCCTGCTCGGGCACGGCCTGGCCGTGCAGGTGATGCGGGACCAGGCGCCGGACGACCACGAGCTCTCCATCGTGCTGAACTTCTGCGCCCTGACGGTGGACGACGACTCGCAGCTCGACGCGGCGCGCAAGGTCGACGGCCTGCAGAACCGCCTGTTCCTCGACCCGCTGGCCGGTCGCGGCTACCCGCGGGACGTCGTCGAGGACACCGCGTGGCTGGGTGACTGGACGGCCGTGGTGCGCGAGGGCGACCTGGAGGTGATCGCCTCGCCGATCGACTGGATGGGCGTGAACTACTACGCCCCGACCCGCGTCGCCGCCACGGCCGACCCGCTGGAGGTGAGCGGCGGGCCGTTCCCGGGTCTGCGCGGGGTCGAGTTCCTGCCGGCGCGCGGCGAGGTGACCGGGTTCGGCTGGGAGGTCGACGCGACCGGCCTCACCGCGTTGCTGGAACGCCTCCAGCGCGAGGTCGGCCTGCCGCTGTTCGTCACGGAGAACGGCTCGGCGTTCCCGGACGTGGTCGAGGACGGCGAGGTGGTGGACGAGGAGCGCACCCGGTACCTGGTGGACCACCTGCGCGCGGTGCACCGGGCCGTCGAGGCGGGTATCGACGTGCGCGGGTACTTCGCCTGGTCGCTGCTGGACAACTTCGAGTGGGCGGCGGGGTACAGCCAGCGGTTCGGCATCGTGCACGTGGACTACGACACCCAGGTGCGCACGGTGAAGCGGAGCGGCAGGACGCTGGCCGGGGTGATCGGCGCCAACGCCGTCCCGGCCGCCGGGCACGACCTGCCGTGA
- a CDS encoding LacI family DNA-binding transcriptional regulator codes for MSVQSHSGARPTLEDVAAKAGVSRATASRVLNASPRVSPEAHEAVTAAVMELGYQPNQAARALVTRRSGAVAVVFSEPEPKIFDDPHFAWLIRSAARSLADADVQMVLMLVHSTQDQARAERFLAGGHVDGALLFAPHKGDQLPTVARKLPLPVVYAGRPWGSLRGLHTVDHDNEGGGLLATEHLISLGRKKIVSVTGPLDEHSAMDRLAGWRTAVGADDETAALMTADGGFSREGGKKAMEALLGRVPDLDAVFVASDHMAAGVLDAVREAGKRVPEDVAIVGFDDHPMIAPHTTPSLTSVRQDTSAQVRHMVTHLLRLLRGETIRARREVLPTTLVRRESA; via the coding sequence GTGTCGGTTCAATCGCACTCAGGCGCGCGGCCCACGTTGGAGGACGTGGCGGCCAAGGCCGGCGTCTCCCGTGCGACGGCGTCGCGGGTGCTCAACGCGTCGCCCAGGGTGAGCCCGGAGGCGCACGAGGCGGTCACGGCGGCGGTGATGGAGCTGGGCTACCAGCCGAACCAGGCCGCGCGGGCGCTCGTGACCAGGCGTTCCGGCGCGGTGGCGGTGGTGTTCTCCGAGCCCGAGCCGAAGATCTTCGACGACCCCCACTTCGCGTGGCTGATCCGCTCGGCGGCGCGGTCGCTGGCCGACGCGGACGTGCAGATGGTGCTCATGCTGGTGCACTCGACGCAGGACCAGGCCCGCGCCGAGCGGTTCCTGGCGGGCGGGCACGTGGACGGCGCGTTGTTGTTCGCGCCGCACAAGGGCGACCAGCTGCCGACGGTGGCGCGCAAGCTGCCGCTGCCGGTGGTGTACGCGGGCCGGCCGTGGGGCTCGCTGCGCGGGCTGCACACCGTCGACCACGACAACGAGGGCGGCGGCCTGCTCGCCACCGAGCACCTGATCTCGTTGGGGCGCAAGAAGATCGTCTCGGTGACCGGTCCGCTCGACGAGCACTCGGCGATGGACCGGCTGGCCGGGTGGCGCACGGCGGTCGGCGCGGACGACGAGACCGCGGCGTTGATGACGGCCGACGGCGGTTTCTCCCGCGAGGGCGGCAAGAAGGCGATGGAGGCGCTGCTGGGCCGCGTGCCGGACCTGGACGCGGTGTTCGTCGCGTCGGACCACATGGCGGCCGGTGTGCTGGACGCGGTGCGCGAGGCGGGCAAGCGGGTGCCGGAGGACGTGGCCATCGTGGGGTTCGACGACCACCCGATGATCGCGCCGCACACCACGCCCTCGTTGACGAGCGTGCGGCAGGACACCAGCGCGCAGGTCCGCCACATGGTGACCCACCTGCTGCGGCTGCTGCGCGGCGAGACGATCCGGGCGCGCCGCGAGGTCCTGCCCACCACGCTGGTCCGCCGCGAGTCCGCGTAG
- a CDS encoding GNAT family N-acetyltransferase, with amino-acid sequence MDTTPNTWRLRVELDDSPGALARVTIRLAHQDCNVLALSVIPVPGGVLDELVVQAAPGLLPADLVDAVRAEGGRCVGITAADLRDLVDAPTAALRAAALALRDPNAVGEALRVVMGADSVVVKPAEPGAAPETRPAPHREVDFRAGGPAAPEEAPAYTVKRGWSPFTQVELARGQALIDLLAAAGAAEPRPTALLTDDGMALVLRAGRAGDEEALAELHSRCSMGTLFSRYHSGLRTVPRRWLHRLLTPPRGSTAVAQCADRVVALGQLIPTSSPDCAEVSLLVEDEWQGRGVGTALLGSLAGAARAAGYRELVGWCLPAETGLVRTAARAGLPTSVRREDGLLRVAVATGGSPVTGPGRLESASRQVASG; translated from the coding sequence ATGGACACCACACCGAACACCTGGCGGCTGCGCGTCGAGCTGGACGACAGTCCCGGCGCCCTGGCCCGGGTGACCATCCGGCTGGCGCACCAGGACTGCAACGTGCTGGCGCTGTCCGTGATCCCGGTGCCCGGCGGTGTGCTGGACGAGCTCGTGGTCCAGGCCGCGCCCGGTCTGCTGCCCGCGGACCTGGTGGACGCGGTGCGCGCGGAGGGCGGCCGGTGCGTGGGCATCACGGCCGCCGACCTGCGCGACCTGGTCGACGCGCCGACGGCGGCGTTGCGCGCCGCCGCGCTGGCGCTGCGCGACCCGAACGCCGTCGGCGAGGCCCTGCGCGTCGTGATGGGGGCCGATTCGGTGGTCGTCAAGCCCGCCGAGCCCGGCGCCGCCCCCGAGACCCGACCCGCACCCCACCGCGAGGTCGACTTCCGGGCGGGCGGGCCCGCGGCGCCGGAGGAGGCGCCGGCCTACACCGTCAAGCGCGGCTGGTCGCCGTTCACGCAGGTCGAGCTGGCCCGGGGGCAGGCGTTGATCGACCTGCTGGCCGCGGCCGGCGCGGCGGAGCCCCGGCCGACCGCGCTGCTGACCGACGACGGCATGGCGCTCGTGCTGCGGGCCGGCCGCGCCGGCGACGAGGAGGCGCTCGCCGAGCTGCACTCCCGCTGCTCGATGGGCACCCTGTTCAGCCGGTACCACTCGGGCCTGCGGACCGTGCCGAGGCGGTGGCTGCACCGGCTGCTCACCCCGCCGCGCGGCAGCACCGCGGTGGCGCAGTGCGCGGACCGGGTGGTCGCCCTGGGGCAGCTGATCCCGACGTCCAGCCCCGACTGCGCCGAGGTGTCGTTGCTGGTGGAGGACGAGTGGCAGGGCCGCGGGGTGGGCACCGCGCTGCTCGGCTCGCTGGCCGGCGCGGCGCGGGCGGCCGGGTACCGGGAGCTGGTCGGCTGGTGCCTGCCGGCGGAGACCGGTCTGGTGCGCACCGCGGCCCGCGCGGGGCTGCCGACTTCGGTGCGCCGCGAGGACGGGTTGCTGCGGGTCGCGGTCGCCACCGGCGGTTCGCCCGTCACCGGTCCGGGTCGTCTTGAGAGCGCTTCCCGGCAGGTCGCCTCCGGCTAA